A single window of Leptospira semungkisensis DNA harbors:
- a CDS encoding RHS repeat-associated core domain-containing protein has product MLNLYRTRILSFSVIILSSFLLLAWNPLKPILNYFAAAFTGGETSIPLPLPNVQIGVSGKPSFSLSIQAPPGAGDMVPSITIDYSNGNQSIVGKGWGLGGFPRILKNPNLGVHFGSSDGFSSSLLGELISTGSSGVYRTKIESFYKATFDGTAWTLRDPSGVTYEYGRNSASGSNSIVQGESGPVTLYLDRVRDRFGNGYDITYASDTLNSDEPLPQEIKYARGNARIEFIYSDRPSGWKEQAFYLTNSGIRKKLLSQIQAYANDANGSEQLVDTYNLDFDSSSELGPLLSSFERENYKPIVFNYTERTNQANILSSSSKNFDLSYKAKDSANQANCTATQNACLCSANYACLVASWFTAGGLCASGIAAYQDICTNGVTTSFVTPADTNGDGVPEIVRVNGTMTNQKFSVTPLSNWEAASGNSLSASNTLVGSHIGITLNGRILPGDYNADGKSDFLVLTDNGDPLKVYYGPDFSSTTYSSVTALGLTSSASNTTIKQFVADMNGDGKTDYIQADSSNNLVVYTSTGSGFQKLQTLSIPTFGTEFQQLVDFDGNGVPDFVRINSGTSSKDLLVTFLDFQNGALQILETSKVSRTDFGKTGDQFITDINGDGYPDFAFFAMSGTQGTVSYYPFNGRNFITSGASPLQTINVNKAYARQVAGSTSNVTYVNVDLSGDSVKDQVSYDSSNVSNPFFNVQIYSNSQSKYLTAIQVPWNQNVSSDLNGDGIADTIRADSNTTQQTDASGNTTTQTVTEFQVTITNGSYFEVPIDLNSYITASTGSSDASSMGYSNWRNPKDFVDLNQDGKPDFVRYDAASSTLYVSYAKLDSNGYITYSASGDDSWSTGGYLMALDANGDGKPEILGMNANQVNLITTIQSSAPTVRTNVVRTFPYESNVQLHYIRFNQDLPSGLLTTIQNGATSSSGDLTLGIEYQLAKNHSGAIQPSLYDSSKPQFIPFTGADYLATRLTQKVGDTLLSAKNCLFSYSRFYLNGFRNSSYIGFQTVTQTDEISNEVVVSSYNPSFIEMAGVATSQTKYKNGIKISETTNTFAKSTSILGGILVLPGDSSETQYQGGQVLTTTQVSKAYDSYGHVSTKNTSINGSVLTETTSYLNDWNSGVLDKPADIQVSKDGELVSHKQINYSNFQVSEVKGMVSNGVWKSQFIQAYDTYGNPSVTKDSNGNVNTIEYDTVVHKYPVKVTNSLGHVLQKSYDLTNGMELSTTDPNGGVSKTEYDKFNRAVFSYMPGETDWSEKIEYENTGDIENQLVRKTFRRSDGESWQEESSNVLTGLSKKRSSLINGYVLVEETNTNREGQKIKEIDPYIEGSNPISWTTFSYDAEGALTGSSSNNGRSVVIQKDGLNTTTQDLLNGNIIKQTVENKNSIGQVVSLTQQGKTIGYKYSANGKTSQIIDPENGTTYIQTNLSGNQTQVIHPDSGTTTFSYDPVTGNLSGQTFANGASSQYSYDALGRVVQEKATDPQGITEIHSFEYDSTSAANAIGRLSKATDPLGSTEFGYDIRGNQTILKKTLTDESLTFLVQKSYNLQNQVEQVTYPDGSIAKNIYSEAGYLSGVTLTPADGSGSDFPIVQYAGPTFEDNLLKIQRILGNGVKTDITFDPLQQRLVGLKTGIDSSVYQDNQYSYDASGNYQAIADKKNPVRNQNFMYDTIDRLSSAAGVYGSETYQYSDSGKLLQKGNITYTYGDPSHKNAVTQVNNNGTIYTYAYDASGNVVNRNGNAFSYNPFQKLKSMQTDGGDTVTFDYDFTGTRIRKTKTSDGLKTISLGGLYEVVLAPSKSPQHTLYFRGNSGDLVGQWTRTDATLVSDASSIHSGSSTANVAWNTFVWQSKDIGIRGMKLLFLSPKVNFAFLYVSLFLGLGFVLLSWGDGIWKATLKFTTPILLLSFANCSVLLPGGNGTSPWTLLPVINSGTPGVSDPGSGAGIPISGFIFLHPDHLGSIVMATDGNGNRVTGGEQAGASFVSYKPYGEINRTDSAGPDVFRYKYTGQEEDKETGLYYYKARYYDPILGRFLQADDQINGSSPMGNDVYMYTEGNPIKYTDPTGHSVFSSWLSKNGLGFLNFNIVISAALQRAFYVSSARWNAIGAIAAILNPVGLIANAIGGGVFAGATATIGAATMLGLAAAGGIIGAASAVLGANAVMIAGAIGAGVIGTSAVVGASSLGQLSAVAGALGIGAAGLASALAFTAGATALVAGLFALAVASFLVITALATALATAFVAISLIPVIAVATALGIAGAAAVVGVMAIGSILSLWTLQAYIGGGYSKSSINNIHWDEESARKGACYAAAGQLGGMLAGAGLYGYPILVAQMQWLPMALNIYGVASTIKSIISKDWKSVGADTLGYAIKFYYDKDIPFGLILKYGEGTNRTCGSIR; this is encoded by the coding sequence ATGCTAAATCTATATAGAACCCGAATATTATCTTTTTCTGTTATTATTCTTTCTTCCTTTCTTCTCCTTGCTTGGAATCCTCTCAAACCGATCTTAAATTATTTCGCTGCCGCCTTTACGGGAGGTGAGACGAGCATTCCTCTTCCGCTTCCGAATGTTCAAATCGGAGTAAGTGGTAAGCCTTCCTTTTCACTTTCTATCCAAGCTCCGCCGGGCGCTGGAGATATGGTTCCCTCCATTACGATCGATTATTCCAACGGCAATCAATCGATTGTGGGAAAAGGCTGGGGTTTGGGTGGTTTTCCGAGAATTCTGAAGAATCCAAATCTAGGAGTGCATTTCGGTTCCTCCGATGGTTTTAGTTCAAGCCTCTTAGGTGAACTCATCTCTACCGGAAGTAGCGGAGTGTATCGAACTAAGATCGAGTCTTTTTACAAGGCAACATTTGATGGAACTGCTTGGACTCTACGGGATCCTTCCGGTGTAACGTACGAATACGGAAGGAACTCTGCAAGTGGTTCTAACTCTATTGTGCAAGGCGAGAGCGGCCCGGTGACTCTTTATTTGGATAGAGTCCGTGATCGATTTGGGAATGGTTATGATATTACTTACGCTTCGGACACTCTGAATTCGGATGAGCCTCTGCCGCAAGAGATCAAGTATGCGAGAGGTAATGCGAGGATAGAGTTTATTTATTCCGATCGCCCAAGCGGTTGGAAGGAACAGGCATTTTACTTAACAAATTCCGGTATTCGCAAGAAACTATTAAGCCAAATCCAAGCATATGCAAACGATGCAAATGGCTCCGAGCAGTTAGTAGATACTTATAATCTCGATTTTGATTCTTCAAGCGAACTCGGGCCTTTATTATCTTCTTTCGAAAGAGAGAATTATAAACCGATTGTTTTCAATTATACGGAGAGAACAAACCAAGCTAATATTCTAAGCTCTAGCAGTAAGAATTTCGATCTTTCTTATAAGGCAAAAGATTCGGCCAATCAAGCCAATTGCACAGCTACTCAAAATGCTTGTCTATGTTCTGCTAATTATGCCTGCCTCGTTGCTTCCTGGTTTACGGCTGGGGGACTTTGTGCCTCCGGTATAGCCGCATACCAGGACATTTGCACAAATGGTGTGACTACCTCCTTCGTAACTCCAGCGGACACAAATGGAGATGGAGTGCCGGAGATCGTACGAGTGAACGGAACGATGACGAATCAAAAATTCTCTGTGACCCCTTTATCAAATTGGGAAGCCGCAAGCGGAAACTCTTTAAGTGCATCGAATACTTTGGTGGGAAGCCATATTGGGATCACCCTTAACGGTAGAATTCTTCCTGGTGATTACAATGCAGACGGTAAGAGCGACTTTCTAGTCTTAACGGACAACGGAGATCCTTTAAAAGTATATTATGGTCCTGATTTTAGCTCTACTACCTATTCTTCCGTTACTGCACTTGGTTTAACTTCAAGTGCAAGCAATACTACGATTAAGCAATTTGTAGCCGATATGAATGGAGACGGGAAGACAGATTATATCCAAGCTGATTCCAGTAACAATCTTGTGGTCTATACGTCGACTGGTTCCGGTTTTCAAAAGCTGCAGACGTTAAGCATTCCTACATTTGGAACCGAGTTCCAGCAGTTAGTAGATTTTGATGGGAATGGCGTACCCGATTTTGTTCGGATTAATAGTGGAACTTCTTCCAAGGATCTTTTAGTTACTTTCTTAGATTTTCAGAATGGAGCCTTGCAAATTTTGGAAACCTCTAAGGTTTCTAGAACTGATTTTGGGAAAACCGGTGATCAATTTATCACTGATATAAACGGAGATGGTTATCCTGACTTCGCTTTCTTCGCTATGTCTGGAACTCAAGGTACTGTTTCTTATTATCCTTTTAACGGTAGGAACTTCATTACTAGTGGAGCCAGTCCTCTTCAGACAATCAATGTAAATAAGGCCTATGCAAGACAGGTCGCAGGTTCCACTTCAAACGTTACGTATGTGAATGTGGATCTTTCTGGGGACAGTGTAAAAGACCAAGTTTCCTACGATAGTTCCAATGTTTCGAATCCGTTTTTCAACGTTCAAATCTATAGCAATTCTCAGAGTAAATATTTAACAGCAATTCAAGTTCCTTGGAACCAAAATGTTTCTTCGGATTTAAATGGCGATGGAATAGCGGACACGATCCGGGCCGATTCTAACACGACACAGCAAACTGACGCGAGTGGGAATACTACAACGCAAACAGTGACTGAATTTCAAGTTACTATTACAAACGGTTCTTATTTCGAAGTTCCTATCGATCTCAATTCTTATATTACTGCAAGCACCGGATCTAGTGATGCTTCTTCTATGGGTTATTCGAATTGGCGGAATCCGAAGGATTTCGTGGATTTGAACCAAGACGGCAAACCCGATTTCGTTCGGTATGATGCGGCTTCTTCTACATTATATGTATCTTATGCTAAGTTAGATTCGAATGGTTATATTACGTATTCTGCGAGTGGGGATGATTCCTGGTCTACTGGCGGTTATTTAATGGCCTTAGATGCAAATGGAGATGGAAAGCCTGAGATATTAGGCATGAACGCGAATCAAGTAAATTTGATCACCACAATACAGAGTAGTGCTCCAACGGTCCGAACCAATGTGGTGAGAACATTTCCGTACGAATCTAATGTACAACTTCATTATATTCGTTTTAACCAAGATCTTCCGAGTGGATTATTGACTACGATCCAGAATGGGGCAACTTCATCATCAGGGGATCTAACTCTTGGAATTGAATATCAATTGGCAAAGAATCATAGCGGGGCAATCCAACCGAGTTTGTATGATTCGTCTAAGCCACAGTTTATTCCTTTTACTGGAGCAGACTATTTAGCTACGAGACTAACTCAAAAGGTAGGAGATACTTTATTAAGCGCTAAGAATTGTTTATTTTCGTATTCGAGATTCTATTTGAACGGATTTAGAAATTCTTCTTATATAGGTTTCCAAACGGTAACTCAAACCGATGAGATCTCCAATGAGGTGGTTGTTTCTTCTTATAATCCGAGTTTTATCGAGATGGCGGGTGTTGCGACTTCTCAAACGAAATATAAGAATGGGATCAAGATTTCAGAAACTACGAATACCTTTGCTAAATCCACTTCCATTTTGGGCGGAATCTTGGTATTGCCTGGAGATAGCTCCGAGACCCAATACCAAGGCGGACAAGTTTTAACTACAACTCAAGTTTCTAAGGCGTACGACTCTTATGGGCATGTGAGCACAAAGAATACTTCTATCAATGGCTCAGTGCTTACGGAAACTACAAGCTATTTGAATGATTGGAATAGCGGTGTTCTTGATAAACCTGCTGATATTCAGGTTTCAAAAGATGGAGAGTTAGTATCGCACAAACAGATCAATTATTCTAATTTCCAAGTCTCGGAAGTAAAGGGAATGGTCTCAAACGGAGTTTGGAAGAGTCAGTTTATCCAAGCTTATGATACATACGGAAATCCTAGCGTCACAAAAGACTCGAACGGCAATGTAAATACCATCGAGTATGATACAGTAGTGCACAAGTATCCAGTCAAGGTTACAAATTCTCTAGGACATGTTCTTCAGAAATCATATGATCTTACGAATGGAATGGAACTCTCCACAACAGATCCGAACGGAGGAGTTTCCAAAACAGAGTATGATAAATTCAATCGTGCAGTTTTCAGCTATATGCCTGGTGAAACGGATTGGTCGGAAAAGATTGAGTATGAAAATACAGGAGATATAGAGAACCAACTCGTTCGTAAGACATTCCGTAGAAGCGATGGAGAATCTTGGCAGGAAGAATCTTCGAATGTCCTAACTGGTCTTTCTAAAAAGAGAAGTAGTTTAATAAACGGTTATGTTTTGGTTGAAGAGACGAATACGAATCGAGAAGGACAGAAGATCAAAGAGATAGATCCTTATATCGAAGGATCGAATCCTATTTCTTGGACTACATTTAGTTACGATGCCGAAGGTGCTCTCACCGGATCCAGCAGCAATAATGGAAGATCCGTTGTGATCCAAAAAGACGGTTTAAACACAACGACTCAGGACCTTCTCAATGGAAATATAATTAAGCAAACTGTTGAGAACAAGAATTCGATAGGACAGGTTGTTTCTTTAACACAGCAAGGTAAGACGATCGGTTATAAATATTCTGCAAATGGGAAGACTTCACAAATCATTGATCCGGAGAACGGAACAACTTATATCCAGACCAATCTTTCAGGCAATCAAACCCAAGTAATCCATCCAGATTCGGGAACGACTACCTTCAGCTATGATCCAGTTACTGGAAATCTAAGCGGGCAAACTTTTGCGAACGGTGCTTCTTCTCAATATTCGTATGATGCTTTGGGAAGAGTAGTGCAAGAGAAAGCGACCGATCCACAAGGAATTACTGAGATCCATTCATTCGAATATGATAGCACGAGTGCTGCAAATGCAATTGGAAGGCTTTCCAAGGCAACTGATCCTTTGGGAAGCACTGAATTCGGATACGATATTCGAGGAAATCAAACTATCCTAAAGAAAACTCTTACAGATGAATCGCTAACATTCCTCGTTCAAAAAAGCTACAACCTACAAAATCAAGTAGAGCAAGTGACTTATCCGGATGGAAGTATCGCGAAAAACATATATTCTGAAGCGGGATATCTTTCTGGAGTGACTTTGACTCCGGCGGATGGAAGTGGCTCCGATTTCCCGATCGTGCAATACGCAGGACCTACATTCGAAGATAATCTTTTGAAGATCCAAAGAATTTTAGGCAATGGAGTGAAGACGGATATAACTTTCGATCCGTTGCAACAAAGATTAGTAGGATTGAAGACTGGAATCGACTCAAGTGTTTACCAGGACAATCAATACTCATATGATGCTTCTGGGAACTATCAAGCTATTGCGGATAAAAAGAACCCAGTTCGAAATCAGAATTTCATGTATGATACGATTGATCGATTGTCTTCTGCTGCGGGTGTCTATGGTTCGGAAACTTATCAATACTCCGACTCGGGTAAACTACTGCAGAAAGGAAATATCACATATACATACGGAGATCCTTCTCATAAGAATGCAGTTACTCAAGTAAACAATAATGGAACAATCTATACTTATGCTTATGACGCTTCCGGAAATGTAGTGAATCGTAACGGAAATGCCTTCTCGTATAATCCATTCCAAAAGTTAAAGAGCATGCAAACTGACGGAGGAGATACAGTAACCTTTGACTATGATTTTACAGGAACAAGAATCCGTAAGACAAAGACAAGCGATGGACTGAAAACAATCTCACTCGGTGGATTGTATGAAGTCGTTCTTGCTCCTAGCAAGTCTCCACAACATACATTATACTTTAGAGGAAATTCAGGAGACCTTGTCGGACAATGGACAAGGACTGATGCGACTCTTGTAAGCGATGCATCGAGCATTCATTCAGGATCCTCAACAGCAAACGTAGCTTGGAATACGTTCGTGTGGCAATCCAAGGATATAGGCATTCGAGGAATGAAGCTTTTATTCTTATCACCAAAGGTAAACTTCGCATTTCTTTATGTTTCTCTATTCTTAGGACTTGGATTTGTTCTGCTCAGTTGGGGAGATGGAATTTGGAAAGCGACGCTAAAGTTTACAACACCAATCTTACTATTATCCTTTGCAAATTGTTCCGTGTTATTGCCGGGAGGAAATGGAACATCACCATGGACGCTCTTGCCAGTGATCAACTCAGGAACACCAGGAGTAAGTGATCCAGGGTCCGGAGCCGGGATACCAATCTCAGGATTCATCTTTCTACACCCAGATCATTTAGGCTCCATCGTAATGGCAACGGATGGAAATGGAAACAGAGTCACCGGTGGAGAACAAGCAGGAGCATCCTTCGTATCATATAAGCCATACGGAGAAATTAATAGAACAGACTCAGCTGGACCAGATGTATTTAGATACAAATACACAGGACAAGAAGAAGATAAAGAAACAGGACTCTATTATTATAAAGCAAGATACTATGACCCCATCCTAGGACGCTTTCTACAAGCTGATGATCAAATCAACGGATCAAGTCCTATGGGAAATGATGTATACATGTATACGGAAGGGAATCCGATCAAGTATACAGATCCGACTGGACATAGCGTATTCAGTAGTTGGTTGTCTAAGAACGGATTAGGATTCTTAAACTTTAATATAGTAATCAGTGCTGCATTGCAGAGAGCCTTTTACGTAAGCAGCGCAAGGTGGAATGCTATAGGGGCAATTGCTGCGATATTGAATCCGGTCGGATTGATTGCAAATGCGATTGGCGGAGGTGTTTTTGCTGGAGCTACTGCAACAATAGGAGCTGCGACAATGTTAGGCTTGGCGGCAGCGGGAGGAATTATAGGAGCCGCGTCGGCCGTACTCGGAGCTAACGCAGTAATGATTGCTGGGGCCATTGGAGCTGGGGTTATCGGAACCAGTGCCGTAGTAGGGGCTAGCAGTTTAGGTCAGTTGTCTGCTGTGGCCGGTGCGCTTGGGATAGGAGCTGCTGGACTCGCATCCGCTTTAGCCTTTACAGCTGGAGCGACCGCTCTTGTCGCTGGGCTATTTGCCTTGGCTGTTGCATCCTTCTTGGTGATTACTGCATTGGCTACGGCGCTTGCTACGGCGTTTGTTGCAATTAGTTTGATACCTGTTATCGCAGTGGCAACCGCTTTGGGAATTGCAGGCGCGGCAGCAGTGGTGGGGGTAATGGCAATAGGCTCAATACTTTCACTTTGGACTTTGCAAGCTTATATAGGTGGTGGATATTCTAAATCAAGTATTAACAATATTCATTGGGATGAAGAAAGTGCCAGAAAAGGAGCATGTTATGCCGCTGCGGGACAACTTGGAGGCATGTTGGCAGGCGCAGGTCTTTACGGCTATCCAATTTTGGTTGCTCAGATGCAGTGGCTTCCGATGGCTTTGAATATTTACGGTGTTGCTTCAACTATAAAAAGTATAATATCAAAAGATTGGAAATCAGTTGGGGCAGATACTCTTGGATATGCAATAAAATTCTACTATGACAAAGACATCCCTTTCGGGTTAATTTTAAAGTATGGGGAAGGGACGAACAGAACATGTGGAAGTATCAGATGA
- a CDS encoding SRPBCC family protein, giving the protein MKIFLRILLGIVLVLGLIGIFAPKEFSLQRDITINKPKNIVFDELKLLRNHDKWSAWSKKDPNMKKEFVGTDGTVGFTSRWESKNEELGVGEQEIKKIVEGERLETEIRFKVPFEAAFSSYLTTDSVGTNQTKVTLGMHDEMPFPINIVGFIVNVCFDNKAKIIKDFDATLAGLKAELEK; this is encoded by the coding sequence ATGAAAATTTTTTTACGGATATTACTCGGGATCGTGCTCGTGCTAGGACTGATCGGAATCTTTGCTCCGAAGGAGTTCAGCCTACAAAGAGATATTACGATCAATAAACCGAAGAACATTGTCTTCGATGAATTGAAACTATTAAGAAATCATGATAAATGGAGCGCTTGGTCCAAGAAAGATCCTAATATGAAAAAGGAATTTGTGGGAACTGATGGAACAGTTGGTTTTACTTCTCGCTGGGAAAGTAAGAACGAAGAGCTGGGAGTAGGAGAACAAGAAATCAAGAAAATTGTCGAAGGCGAAAGACTGGAAACAGAGATCCGTTTCAAGGTCCCGTTCGAGGCGGCTTTTTCTAGCTATCTGACTACAGATTCCGTGGGCACGAATCAAACCAAGGTAACTCTTGGAATGCATGATGAGATGCCTTTTCCGATCAATATCGTCGGTTTCATTGTGAATGTTTGCTTCGATAATAAGGCAAAGATCATCAAAGACTTCGATGCAACTTTAGCAGGCTTGAAGGCAGAATTAGAGAAATAG
- a CDS encoding glycosyltransferase family 4 protein encodes MYPSIIPKSAPTAGPFRILVVTETFPPEINGVAKTLHRMLGDLLQRGHEILLVRPKQGPTDYATANGNYREVLVRGAKIPLYEDLRFGFPEKYLLRRLIQLEKPDIVHVVTEGPLGWSAVRAARHVGIPVVSDFRTNFHAYAKYYKFGFMGKIVHNYLRGLHNRTQTTLVPTSQIAVQLQTSGYSNVQVVSRGIDSDLFHPARRKESLREEWGLKASDTAILYVGRLAPEKNLDLLVRSFRKIQTKTNNAKLVLVGDGPSKEKLLSENPDFIFRGMRKGQDLAEHYATGDVFLFPSLTETFGNVVVEAMASGLPIVAYDYAAANQHLKHGKSALLCGFDKEEEFIEQSCLLAENQKLAKKLGAQARKTAAECTWDDVTDSLESIYAGVAYPKKKTSKSRSRKAMKLKVSIAR; translated from the coding sequence ATGTATCCATCGATCATTCCAAAATCAGCTCCTACCGCGGGTCCGTTCCGCATTTTAGTAGTTACCGAGACCTTTCCTCCGGAAATCAATGGAGTCGCAAAGACATTGCATAGAATGTTGGGCGATCTATTACAAAGAGGCCACGAGATCCTTTTAGTGCGCCCCAAGCAAGGCCCGACTGATTATGCAACAGCCAACGGAAATTATAGAGAAGTTTTAGTCCGAGGCGCAAAGATCCCACTCTATGAAGATCTTCGTTTCGGCTTTCCGGAGAAGTATCTTCTCCGTAGATTGATCCAATTAGAAAAACCTGATATAGTTCATGTAGTCACCGAAGGACCTCTTGGCTGGTCTGCAGTGAGAGCAGCAAGACATGTTGGGATCCCTGTAGTCAGCGACTTCAGAACGAATTTCCATGCGTATGCGAAATATTATAAGTTCGGATTCATGGGAAAGATCGTGCACAATTATCTAAGAGGATTGCATAATAGAACCCAAACTACCTTGGTCCCAACCTCTCAGATCGCAGTACAACTCCAAACTTCCGGTTACTCGAATGTGCAAGTTGTTTCCCGAGGCATAGACTCCGATCTATTCCATCCAGCGAGAAGAAAAGAAAGCTTAAGAGAAGAATGGGGATTGAAAGCCTCCGACACCGCCATCCTTTATGTAGGAAGACTTGCTCCTGAGAAAAACTTAGATTTACTCGTAAGATCTTTTCGCAAGATCCAGACAAAGACTAACAACGCAAAACTAGTGTTAGTCGGTGATGGTCCTTCGAAAGAAAAATTATTATCCGAGAATCCAGATTTCATTTTCAGAGGAATGAGAAAAGGCCAAGATCTCGCGGAGCATTATGCTACCGGAGATGTGTTCTTGTTCCCAAGTCTGACCGAAACCTTTGGGAACGTAGTAGTAGAGGCAATGGCTTCTGGACTTCCAATCGTTGCATACGATTATGCTGCCGCCAACCAACACTTAAAGCACGGCAAGTCAGCGCTACTCTGCGGCTTCGATAAAGAAGAAGAATTTATAGAACAGTCTTGCTTGCTTGCAGAGAATCAAAAGCTCGCGAAAAAGCTAGGTGCTCAGGCAAGAAAGACCGCAGCAGAATGCACTTGGGACGATGTCACAGATTCCTTGGAGTCCATCTATGCAGGTGTGGCTTATCCTAAGAAAAAGACTTCCAAATCACGGTCGCGTAAAGCGATGAAATTGAAAGTCTCGATCGCGAGGTAG
- a CDS encoding DUF5329 domain-containing protein produces MKKIISLFNIALLSLSLVLLSSVSSLSAIEPETEIRSLIASLDSCKGCVFIRNGSEHKLDEAKAHLLRKYDSAKSQIKTTEDFIKGIASRSSITGTAYKIKMADGKEIESEKWLFGKLNELRNPKPDQSALKKKK; encoded by the coding sequence ATGAAAAAGATTATTTCATTATTCAATATCGCGCTACTCTCACTCAGCCTAGTTCTTCTCTCTTCAGTATCCTCACTATCTGCCATAGAGCCTGAGACAGAGATCCGATCCTTGATAGCGAGTTTGGATTCCTGCAAGGGATGTGTGTTTATCCGGAACGGTTCCGAACATAAACTGGACGAGGCAAAGGCACATCTACTTCGCAAATACGATTCTGCTAAGAGTCAGATCAAGACCACCGAAGATTTTATCAAAGGAATAGCAAGTAGATCCTCGATCACAGGCACAGCGTATAAGATCAAAATGGCGGATGGAAAAGAGATCGAATCTGAGAAATGGCTCTTTGGAAAATTAAATGAGCTTCGCAATCCAAAGCCAGATCAATCAGCACTTAAGAAAAAGAAGTAA
- a CDS encoding class II glutamine amidotransferase: MCELLGMSANVPTDICFSFTGLVQRGGKTGPHKDGWGIVFYEGKGCRVFHDPKPSVDSHLAELVRTYPIKSNIIISHIRKANRGKVDLMNTHPFVRELWGQYWTFAHNGQLKGIKKETLKDFFPVGTTDSEHGFCWFLSQLKKKFKERPKNETLLAQEIRKLLSKLGSMGVSNLLVSDSKYLYAYCSTKLVYITRHSPFGEAQLIDADLSIDFRKHTGPKDVVTVLATAPLTQNEVWTSLQPGEFQVWKEGKLIKI; the protein is encoded by the coding sequence ATGTGCGAGCTCTTAGGAATGAGCGCAAATGTTCCCACAGATATATGCTTCAGCTTTACTGGCCTAGTCCAAAGAGGCGGAAAGACAGGGCCACATAAGGATGGATGGGGGATCGTATTCTATGAAGGAAAGGGCTGTCGTGTTTTTCATGATCCCAAACCGAGCGTAGATTCCCATCTGGCAGAACTTGTTCGAACCTATCCGATCAAAAGCAATATCATCATCTCTCATATCCGGAAAGCAAACCGAGGTAAGGTGGATCTGATGAACACTCACCCCTTCGTCCGGGAACTTTGGGGTCAATATTGGACATTTGCACATAACGGTCAGTTGAAAGGGATCAAGAAGGAGACTCTGAAAGATTTCTTTCCTGTGGGAACTACCGATAGCGAGCACGGATTTTGTTGGTTTCTTTCTCAATTGAAAAAGAAATTCAAGGAAAGACCTAAGAATGAAACCTTGCTCGCTCAGGAAATTCGCAAGCTCTTAAGCAAGTTGGGAAGCATGGGAGTTTCTAATCTTTTGGTCTCGGATTCCAAATATCTGTACGCGTATTGCTCCACTAAACTGGTTTATATCACGAGACATTCTCCTTTCGGAGAAGCTCAGCTCATCGATGCGGATCTAAGCATAGATTTTAGAAAACATACCGGCCCAAAGGATGTGGTTACCGTTTTAGCAACAGCCCCTTTGACCCAAAATGAGGTTTGGACCTCTTTGCAACCGGGTGAGTTTCAGGTTTGGAAGGAAGGAAAACTGATCAAAATATAA